From the genome of Nocardia sp. NBC_01503, one region includes:
- a CDS encoding RNA polymerase sigma-70 factor → MDASELVEFERHRPRLFALAYRMLGSASEAEDAVQETYLRWAASANAEIRSPEAWLTTILVNLCRSWLDSARARRETYIGPWLPEPVATGAAELGPLESVEQRELVSLAFLTLLERLTPAERAVFVLREAFGYAHREIADMLDLTEANSQQLYRRATQHVREDRPRFDPAPAHAYALYEKFLVAAGSGDVAALEAMFTADIVSVADGGGKINAARRPVVGAAKVAHYLVKLFATEIPGLSVGVEDVNGAPAIVARSHGTTILVLAAEITDDRMAALRLVANPDKLAYFTRTDTIAPRTA, encoded by the coding sequence ATGGACGCCAGCGAACTGGTGGAGTTCGAGCGGCATCGACCGCGGTTGTTCGCCCTCGCCTATCGCATGCTCGGTTCGGCGAGCGAGGCCGAGGACGCCGTACAGGAGACCTACCTACGCTGGGCCGCCAGCGCGAATGCCGAGATCCGTTCCCCCGAGGCGTGGTTGACCACCATCCTGGTGAATCTCTGCCGCAGCTGGCTGGATTCGGCCCGTGCCCGCCGCGAGACCTATATCGGCCCCTGGCTACCCGAACCGGTCGCCACCGGCGCGGCCGAACTCGGTCCACTGGAATCGGTGGAGCAGCGTGAACTGGTCTCACTGGCCTTCCTGACCCTGCTGGAGCGGCTCACCCCTGCCGAGCGCGCGGTCTTCGTGCTGCGCGAGGCCTTCGGATACGCGCATCGCGAGATCGCCGACATGCTCGACCTCACCGAGGCCAATTCCCAGCAGCTCTACCGCCGTGCCACCCAACATGTGCGCGAGGATCGACCGCGCTTCGACCCGGCGCCCGCGCACGCCTACGCGCTCTACGAAAAGTTCCTGGTGGCAGCCGGTTCCGGTGATGTGGCCGCGCTGGAGGCCATGTTCACCGCCGATATCGTCTCGGTGGCCGATGGCGGCGGCAAGATCAATGCCGCCCGCCGTCCCGTGGTCGGCGCGGCCAAGGTGGCGCACTACCTGGTCAAACTCTTCGCCACCGAGATTCCGGGCCTGTCGGTCGGCGTCGAGGATGTCAACGGCGCACCCGCGATCGTCGCGCGCTCGCACGGCACGACCATCCTGGTGCTCGCCGCCGAAATCACCGACGACCGCATGGCAGCCCTGCGCCTGGTGGCGAACCCCGACAAACTCGCCTACTTCACGCGCACCGACACAATCGCTCCACGCACCGCCTGA
- a CDS encoding SIMPL domain-containing protein: MRRRIGICAAATGLALLLTGCGTDNDRAVTVVGTGKVSGVPDVLNADLGAEVTAADVSTAVDGVNAKAKAMTDAMVTAGVKREDVKTSELSVQPTYGPEGRSVIGYRASNSVHIAVRDLPKASAILDSAVKAGGNDTRISSVAFGLEDNAKLLSDARARAFDDAKARAQQYADLSGLKLKKVKTINEGSSGGPTPMQRQAAPGDSGFALEPGQQTVTFDVTVVWELG; encoded by the coding sequence ATGCGACGACGTATAGGGATCTGCGCCGCGGCCACCGGACTCGCGCTCCTGCTCACCGGCTGCGGCACCGATAACGACCGCGCGGTGACCGTGGTCGGCACCGGCAAGGTGTCGGGTGTCCCCGATGTGCTCAATGCCGATCTGGGGGCGGAGGTCACCGCGGCCGATGTCTCCACCGCGGTCGACGGGGTGAACGCCAAGGCCAAGGCCATGACCGATGCCATGGTCACCGCCGGGGTCAAGCGCGAGGACGTGAAGACCAGCGAACTATCGGTCCAGCCCACCTATGGGCCGGAGGGGCGCTCCGTCATCGGTTACAGGGCAAGCAATTCCGTGCATATCGCGGTGCGCGACCTGCCCAAGGCCTCGGCCATTCTCGACTCGGCGGTCAAGGCGGGCGGCAATGACACCCGCATCTCCTCGGTGGCCTTCGGGCTCGAGGACAATGCCAAACTGCTCTCGGACGCGCGGGCGCGCGCCTTCGACGACGCCAAGGCGCGGGCGCAGCAGTACGCCGACCTGTCCGGGCTGAAGTTGAAGAAGGTCAAGACCATCAACGAGGGCAGTAGCGGCGGGCCCACCCCGATGCAGCGCCAGGCCGCACCGGGCGATAGCGGTTTCGCGCTGGAACCGGGCCAGCAGACGGTGACCTTCGATGTCACCGTCGTCTGGGAACTCGGTTAG
- a CDS encoding Clp protease N-terminal domain-containing protein, translating to MTNPFRLDDLIDGIKKARPDNALDQLSEAVVLANHLGDLADHLIGHFVDQARRSGASWTDIGGSMGVTKQAAQKRFVPKDPGDAANAGALDPSAGFARFTARARNAVVGAQEEARAANNAEITPEHLILGMLREPESLAMQIIIAKGVSADAVRRVAAAAVPPSAEKVPALIPFDSQAKKVLELTFREALRLGHNYVGTEHLLLALLEVEAGSGVLSGLGLDKEAVSTDIATLLASLPMSAQDAQ from the coding sequence ATGACGAATCCTTTCCGCCTCGACGATCTCATCGACGGCATCAAGAAGGCCCGCCCCGACAACGCTCTCGACCAGCTCTCCGAGGCCGTGGTGCTGGCGAATCACCTCGGCGACCTGGCCGATCACCTCATCGGCCACTTCGTCGACCAGGCCCGCCGCTCCGGTGCCTCCTGGACCGATATCGGCGGCAGCATGGGTGTCACCAAACAGGCCGCGCAGAAGCGTTTCGTCCCGAAGGATCCGGGCGATGCCGCGAACGCCGGGGCGCTCGATCCGAGCGCGGGCTTCGCCCGCTTCACCGCGCGTGCCCGCAACGCGGTGGTCGGCGCGCAGGAGGAGGCCCGTGCTGCCAACAACGCCGAAATCACCCCCGAGCACCTGATCCTCGGCATGCTGCGCGAGCCGGAATCCCTTGCGATGCAGATCATCATCGCCAAGGGGGTGAGCGCGGACGCCGTACGCCGCGTCGCCGCCGCCGCCGTCCCCCCGTCTGCCGAAAAGGTTCCGGCCTTGATTCCCTTCGACTCTCAGGCCAAGAAGGTGCTGGAGCTGACCTTCCGCGAGGCACTTCGCCTGGGCCACAACTACGTAGGCACCGAGCACCTGCTGCTCGCCCTGCTGGAGGTGGAGGCCGGTAGCGGAGTGTTGTCCGGCCTCGGCCTCGACAAGGAAGCCGTCTCCACCGATATCGCCACCCTGCTCGCCTCGCTTCCGATGTCGGCCCAAGACGCGCAATAA
- a CDS encoding ATP-binding protein, whose protein sequence is MGHTYICDPNELRDLFLFEKLTDEQLAWLCKDGRVEHFEPGLVYREGEPGTCFYVLMDGEVRLTKMSGGEEIELVRTDHHGSYSGAWTAYMGDKVDQHYSGSFYVTKPSKFFVLDAGTFAKMMQEWFPMAVHLLEGVFFGNRNANERIGQRERLLALGSLSAGLTHELNNPAAAAVRATSSLRERVAGMRHKLKMMSTGKFDSATMEALAQLQEEAAAQVAKAPTLTPLEAADREDELGDWLEAHDISNGWDIAPTFVQAGFDIDWLEKVHGILTGCEGAVFEGAIRWLNYTVETELLMNEIADSTTRISTLVNAAKQYSQMDRAPFQVVDIHELLDSTLVMLGRKIGDDIQVVKEYDHALPTVPCYAAELNQVWTNLIDNAIAAMHGRGTLTIRTYREGDCAAVEIGDTGPGVPLEIRTRIFEPFFTTKPVGEGTGLGLDISFRIVVNKHHGDIRVESEPGDTRFIVRLPLAGSAAAVAPENIETASTAP, encoded by the coding sequence GTGGGACATACATACATCTGCGATCCCAATGAACTGCGGGACCTGTTCCTGTTCGAGAAGCTGACCGACGAACAGCTGGCCTGGCTCTGCAAGGACGGCCGCGTCGAACACTTCGAACCGGGTCTGGTGTACCGCGAGGGCGAGCCGGGCACCTGCTTCTACGTCCTGATGGACGGCGAGGTCCGGCTCACCAAGATGTCGGGCGGTGAGGAGATCGAACTCGTCCGCACCGATCATCACGGCTCCTACTCGGGCGCGTGGACCGCGTACATGGGCGACAAGGTCGATCAGCACTACAGCGGATCGTTCTACGTCACCAAACCGTCCAAATTCTTCGTCCTGGACGCCGGCACCTTCGCGAAGATGATGCAGGAATGGTTCCCGATGGCGGTGCACCTGCTGGAGGGCGTCTTCTTCGGCAACCGCAATGCCAATGAACGCATCGGACAGCGTGAGCGACTGCTCGCGCTGGGTTCGCTCTCCGCGGGCCTGACCCATGAGCTGAACAATCCGGCCGCCGCGGCCGTCCGCGCCACCTCCTCACTGCGCGAACGCGTCGCGGGCATGCGGCACAAGCTGAAGATGATGTCCACCGGCAAATTCGACTCCGCGACCATGGAGGCGCTGGCGCAATTGCAGGAGGAGGCCGCCGCCCAGGTGGCCAAGGCCCCCACCCTGACCCCGCTGGAAGCCGCCGACCGCGAGGACGAACTCGGCGATTGGCTGGAGGCGCACGATATCTCCAACGGCTGGGATATCGCGCCCACCTTCGTTCAGGCCGGATTCGATATCGACTGGCTGGAGAAGGTGCACGGCATCCTCACCGGTTGTGAGGGCGCGGTTTTCGAGGGCGCGATCCGCTGGTTGAACTACACGGTCGAGACCGAACTGCTCATGAACGAGATCGCCGACTCCACCACCCGCATCTCCACGCTGGTGAACGCGGCCAAGCAGTACTCGCAGATGGATCGCGCGCCGTTCCAGGTGGTCGATATCCATGAACTGCTGGACAGCACACTGGTCATGTTGGGCCGCAAGATCGGTGACGATATCCAGGTGGTCAAGGAGTACGACCACGCGCTGCCGACGGTGCCCTGCTATGCCGCCGAGTTGAATCAGGTGTGGACCAATCTGATCGACAACGCCATCGCGGCCATGCACGGTCGTGGCACGCTGACCATTCGCACCTATCGTGAAGGTGACTGTGCCGCAGTCGAAATCGGCGATACCGGGCCCGGTGTGCCGCTGGAGATCCGCACCCGGATCTTCGAACCGTTCTTCACCACCAAACCGGTCGGCGAGGGCACCGGTCTGGGCCTGGACATCTCCTTCCGCATTGTGGTGAACAAGCATCACGGTGATATCCGGGTGGAGTCCGAACCGGGTGATACCCGGTTCATCGTGCGACTGCCGCTGGCGGGATCGGCGGCGGCCGTGGCTCCCGAGAACATCGAAACAGCAAGCACGGCACCCTGA
- a CDS encoding DUF222 domain-containing protein produces the protein MADDEGSDLVAGEKRIDLVRALSYVSTEDAPDGGTIVNGDLPPDVAPAFVRAIMRIEAELLLNDAELVTEEQGEPRTPEERRTDALIALLLRVDDRLVR, from the coding sequence ATGGCGGACGACGAAGGTTCCGACCTAGTTGCAGGGGAAAAGCGCATCGATCTGGTGCGCGCCCTCTCCTATGTCTCCACGGAGGACGCTCCGGACGGCGGCACCATCGTGAACGGTGACCTGCCTCCCGACGTCGCTCCGGCCTTCGTTCGCGCCATCATGCGCATCGAGGCCGAGCTCCTCCTCAACGACGCGGAACTGGTCACGGAAGAACAGGGCGAACCCCGCACCCCGGAAGAGCGGCGCACGGACGCCCTCATAGCGCTCCTATTGAGGGTCGACGATCGCCTGGTGCGGTAA
- a CDS encoding SRPBCC family protein, translating to MPNTLEATIDIAAAPEQVWSVISDLKRMPEFSPNTVRMQPLGKTKTGTWTVNLNRDGAKFYPTTSRVVRFEPNRAIAFRMNENFTIWSFTLEPTEGGTRLIQRRDIPKGVNPVVRKLIDKVLGGEQVFEANLVTGMNETLGRIKQTVEK from the coding sequence TTGCCGAACACCCTCGAAGCCACCATCGACATCGCGGCCGCGCCCGAGCAGGTCTGGAGCGTCATCTCCGATCTCAAGCGCATGCCGGAGTTCAGCCCGAACACCGTCCGCATGCAGCCGCTGGGTAAGACCAAGACCGGCACCTGGACCGTCAACCTCAATCGCGACGGCGCGAAGTTCTACCCGACCACCTCCCGGGTGGTGCGCTTCGAACCCAATCGCGCGATCGCCTTCCGGATGAACGAGAACTTCACCATCTGGAGCTTCACCCTGGAGCCCACCGAGGGCGGCACCCGGCTCATTCAGCGCCGGGATATCCCCAAGGGCGTCAACCCGGTCGTGCGCAAGCTCATCGACAAGGTGCTCGGCGGCGAGCAGGTCTTCGAGGCGAACCTGGTCACCGGTATGAACGAAACCCTCGGCAGGATCAAGCAAACCGTCGAGAAGTGA
- a CDS encoding NAD(P)/FAD-dependent oxidoreductase, protein MTEAHRIVVLGAGYAGLSAAKRAARAHGVRVTVVDARAEWAERVRLHQALAGQSIPSRNLGELLERKGIEFIRGRVLEIDPQARQVHLEGEWSLAYDSLIFALGSVADTSAVPGATEYAFPVATPEDVARVPALSGRVAVVGGGSTGIETAAELAESRPDLDIHLVSAEEPGVWLSPKAHNHIRAALDRLGVHVHAGAKVAAVSATGLELVDGTELPAETVLWTTGFAVPAVAARSGLAVDAHGRVLVDAELRSCSHPEIYVAGDSAVVAGPAERALRMSCATALPTGKYAAAALTARLAGKEPAPWRFRYHLQCLSLGRHDGVIQFVHADDAPARAVLTGRAGAWVKEQIVSGAVKLARP, encoded by the coding sequence ATGACCGAAGCACATCGAATCGTCGTTCTGGGCGCGGGCTATGCGGGCCTGTCGGCGGCGAAGCGGGCGGCACGGGCACACGGGGTGCGCGTCACGGTGGTCGACGCGCGAGCGGAGTGGGCCGAGCGCGTTCGACTGCATCAGGCGCTGGCCGGTCAGTCGATTCCGAGCCGGAACCTCGGAGAACTGCTGGAGCGCAAGGGCATCGAGTTCATCCGGGGCCGGGTGCTGGAGATCGATCCGCAGGCCCGTCAGGTGCATCTCGAGGGTGAGTGGTCCCTGGCCTACGACTCCCTGATCTTCGCCCTGGGCAGCGTCGCTGATACCAGCGCCGTCCCGGGCGCGACCGAGTACGCCTTCCCGGTGGCCACCCCGGAGGATGTGGCCCGGGTGCCCGCACTCTCCGGCCGGGTCGCGGTGGTCGGCGGCGGCTCCACCGGTATCGAGACGGCGGCCGAATTGGCCGAATCCCGACCCGATCTGGATATCCACCTGGTGAGCGCCGAAGAGCCGGGCGTCTGGCTGTCACCCAAGGCGCACAACCACATTCGCGCGGCCCTGGACCGCCTGGGTGTGCACGTGCACGCCGGGGCGAAGGTCGCCGCGGTGAGCGCGACCGGCCTCGAACTGGTCGACGGCACCGAACTGCCCGCCGAAACAGTGCTCTGGACAACGGGATTCGCCGTCCCCGCGGTCGCGGCCCGCTCGGGTCTGGCGGTGGACGCGCACGGTCGGGTGCTGGTCGATGCCGAACTGCGCTCGTGTTCGCATCCGGAGATCTACGTCGCGGGGGACAGCGCCGTCGTCGCCGGTCCGGCCGAGCGCGCGCTGCGCATGTCGTGCGCGACCGCGCTGCCCACCGGAAAGTACGCGGCTGCCGCGCTCACCGCCCGCCTGGCCGGGAAGGAGCCCGCGCCGTGGAGGTTCCGCTATCACCTCCAGTGCCTGAGCCTGGGTCGCCACGATGGTGTCATCCAGTTCGTGCACGCCGATGACGCCCCCGCGCGCGCGGTTCTGACCGGTCGCGCCGGAGCGTGGGTCAAGGAGCAGATCGTCAGTGGCGCGGTCAAACTGGCTCGTCCCTGA
- a CDS encoding UBP-type zinc finger domain-containing protein has protein sequence MMSDKAQIEGIDTTVAPSGPGCVECDANQGWWLHLRRCAQCGHVGCCDSSPSQHASKHAASSGHPFAQSYEPGESWFYNYQTEDMYGEGPELAAPQHHPVGQTVPGPRERVPADWQSHLN, from the coding sequence ATGATGTCGGACAAGGCACAGATCGAGGGAATCGATACCACCGTGGCCCCGAGCGGTCCCGGATGCGTGGAATGCGATGCGAACCAGGGCTGGTGGCTGCACCTGCGGCGCTGCGCGCAGTGCGGGCACGTGGGTTGTTGTGACAGCTCACCCTCGCAGCACGCCTCCAAACATGCCGCGAGCAGCGGACATCCGTTCGCGCAGAGCTATGAGCCCGGTGAGAGCTGGTTCTACAACTATCAGACCGAGGATATGTACGGTGAGGGGCCGGAATTGGCCGCACCGCAGCACCACCCGGTCGGTCAGACCGTGCCGGGGCCGCGTGAGCGCGTACCCGCCGACTGGCAGAGCCATTTGAACTGA
- a CDS encoding FAD-dependent oxidoreductase, with product MTSPATAKPAILSVDDDPGVSRAVVRDLRRRYGADYRILRAESGADALEVLRELKLRGQPVAVLIADYRMPGMNGVEFLEQAMDLHPYARRVLLTAYADTDAAIEAINVVDLDHYLLKPWDPPEEKLYPVIDALLDAWRSDDHKPVTETKVVGHRWSARCSEVREFLARNQLPYRWYQFDEPEGARLLTAANATEDQCPVIINSSGEVLVMPTDSELATAVGLNTDPADDFYDLIVVGGGPAGLGAAVYGASEGLRTVLVERTATGGQAGQSSRIENYLGFPDGLSGAQLADRARRQAVKFGAELITTREVVGLEPCGSARVVRFADGSKIAAHSVVIATGVNYRHHPAPGVDEFTGRGVYYGSAMTEASDCSERDIYIVGGANSAGQAAVYLSRHARTVHILVRAESLVDSMSHYLIQQIEQIPNIKVHPRTEVVSADGDDHLERLVLRDNATGAEEKVDAERLFLFIGAAPETDWLDGVVHRDDKGYVLAGPDLMVDGSKPAGWELPRPPQHLETSVPGVFVAGDVRSESAKRVASAVGEGAMAVMLVHRWIAKQ from the coding sequence GTGACTTCACCAGCTACCGCCAAGCCGGCCATCCTCAGCGTGGACGACGATCCGGGCGTCTCACGTGCCGTGGTTCGTGATCTGCGCCGCCGGTACGGGGCGGATTACCGGATTCTGCGGGCGGAGTCGGGCGCGGACGCGCTCGAGGTACTTCGGGAACTGAAACTGCGCGGCCAGCCGGTCGCGGTATTGATCGCCGACTATCGGATGCCGGGTATGAACGGCGTCGAATTCCTGGAGCAGGCCATGGACCTGCACCCGTACGCGCGCCGCGTACTGCTCACCGCGTACGCCGATACCGATGCCGCCATCGAGGCCATCAATGTGGTCGATCTGGACCACTATCTGCTCAAGCCGTGGGATCCGCCGGAGGAGAAGCTGTACCCGGTGATCGACGCCCTGCTCGATGCCTGGCGCAGCGATGATCACAAACCGGTGACCGAGACCAAGGTGGTCGGGCACCGCTGGTCGGCCCGCTGCTCGGAGGTGCGCGAATTCCTGGCGCGCAATCAATTGCCGTACCGCTGGTACCAATTCGACGAGCCCGAGGGCGCGCGCCTGCTCACCGCCGCCAATGCCACCGAGGATCAATGTCCGGTGATCATCAACTCCAGCGGTGAGGTGCTGGTGATGCCCACCGATTCGGAGTTGGCCACGGCGGTCGGGCTCAATACCGATCCGGCCGACGACTTCTACGACCTGATCGTGGTCGGCGGTGGCCCGGCCGGGCTGGGCGCGGCGGTCTACGGCGCCTCCGAGGGCCTGCGCACCGTACTGGTCGAGCGCACCGCGACCGGCGGTCAGGCGGGCCAGAGCTCGCGCATCGAGAACTATCTCGGCTTCCCGGACGGGCTTTCGGGCGCCCAGCTCGCCGATCGCGCCCGCCGCCAGGCCGTGAAATTCGGGGCCGAGTTGATCACCACCCGCGAGGTGGTGGGGCTGGAGCCCTGCGGTTCGGCGCGCGTGGTGCGATTCGCCGACGGCTCCAAGATCGCCGCGCACAGCGTGGTGATCGCGACCGGCGTGAACTACCGGCATCATCCCGCCCCCGGCGTGGATGAATTCACCGGGCGCGGCGTCTATTACGGATCCGCCATGACCGAGGCCTCGGATTGCTCGGAGCGCGATATCTATATCGTCGGCGGCGCGAATTCGGCGGGTCAGGCGGCGGTGTACCTCTCCCGGCACGCGCGCACCGTGCACATTCTGGTGCGGGCGGAATCCCTGGTGGATTCCATGTCGCACTATCTGATCCAGCAGATCGAGCAGATTCCGAATATCAAGGTGCATCCGCGCACCGAGGTGGTCTCGGCCGATGGTGACGATCATCTGGAGCGCCTGGTACTGCGTGACAATGCGACCGGCGCGGAAGAAAAGGTCGATGCCGAGCGGTTGTTCCTGTTCATCGGTGCGGCCCCGGAGACCGATTGGCTCGACGGTGTCGTACACCGTGATGACAAGGGCTATGTGCTCGCCGGTCCCGATCTCATGGTGGACGGCAGCAAACCGGCCGGCTGGGAACTGCCCCGCCCGCCGCAACATCTGGAGACCAGCGTTCCCGGTGTCTTCGTGGCCGGAGACGTACGGTCTGAGTCGGCGAAACGAGTGGCGTCGGCGGTCGGCGAAGGCGCCATGGCCGTCATGCTCGTGCACCGCTGGATCGCGAAACAGTAG
- a CDS encoding alpha/beta hydrolase — protein sequence MPAPKTPIVFVHGLWMHSDSWTPWLEYFDRAGFATVAPGWPGDGPDPASTRAHPEALRNRGIAEVTDHYAKYIADLPAPPIVIGHSFGGLIAQKLLAAGSAIGCVAIAPAQFRGVYILPPAQLRSAGPILAQPWLRSKTWSHTADSYHRSFANAVPRAESDQLFTQYVIPAPVKPLFQAALSNVSPKTEAAVDVHAPRGPLLLIAGTADRTVPAAIVQSEFKLQQRNSGVTELKVLQGRGHSMAADHGWHTIADLALDFLTTHKLAPQE from the coding sequence ATGCCCGCACCGAAAACCCCCATCGTCTTCGTTCACGGTCTGTGGATGCACAGCGATAGCTGGACCCCGTGGCTCGAATACTTCGATCGCGCGGGATTCGCGACCGTCGCCCCCGGCTGGCCCGGCGACGGACCCGATCCGGCGAGCACCCGCGCGCACCCGGAGGCGCTGCGCAATCGCGGGATCGCCGAGGTCACCGACCACTACGCCAAGTACATCGCGGACCTGCCCGCGCCACCGATCGTCATCGGCCACTCGTTCGGCGGGCTGATCGCACAGAAACTGCTCGCCGCGGGCAGCGCCATCGGCTGCGTCGCCATCGCACCGGCGCAGTTCAGGGGCGTGTACATCCTGCCGCCCGCTCAATTGCGCAGTGCCGGACCGATTCTCGCGCAACCGTGGCTGCGGTCCAAGACCTGGTCACATACCGCGGACAGCTATCACCGATCCTTCGCCAACGCGGTACCGCGCGCGGAATCGGATCAGCTGTTCACGCAGTATGTGATTCCGGCCCCGGTGAAGCCGCTTTTCCAGGCGGCGCTGTCGAATGTGAGCCCGAAAACCGAAGCGGCCGTGGATGTTCACGCACCACGTGGACCGCTGCTGCTGATCGCGGGCACCGCGGATCGAACCGTTCCGGCCGCCATTGTTCAGTCGGAGTTCAAACTCCAGCAGCGGAATTCGGGAGTCACCGAACTGAAGGTGCTCCAGGGTCGAGGTCATTCCATGGCGGCCGATCACGGCTGGCACACCATCGCCGATCTGGCGCTGGACTTCCTCACCACACACAAGCTGGCACCTCAGGAATGA
- a CDS encoding beta-ketoacyl-ACP synthase III, whose product MAARIASISGVEHTAMLGLGVYRPARVVTNDEVAGPIDSTDEWIRTRSGIRTRRFAGPDETIISMSAAAARDAIEAAEIDANTIDCVIVATSTWLLLTPAAAPQIATELGLNGVAAFDISAGCAGFCHALAVASDLVKGGTARNVLVVGVERLTDTVDPTDRGTAFLFADGAGAVVVGASDEPAIGPTVWGSDGTQHHAIRQDKDWMEFFREIDAKGPDAVRPYLAMEGTAVFRWAAHSLEKVCRDAIERAGLTPDELDAMVPHQANGRIIEIMARVLHLPEHCALANDIEETGNTSAASIPLAMEALLRQGDAKPGGTALLIAFGAGLSYAAQVVTLPNWKS is encoded by the coding sequence CCGATCGACTCCACCGACGAGTGGATTCGGACCCGCTCCGGTATTCGCACCCGCCGCTTCGCCGGGCCCGACGAGACCATCATCAGCATGAGCGCCGCGGCCGCCCGCGACGCCATCGAGGCCGCCGAGATCGATGCGAACACCATCGACTGCGTCATTGTCGCGACCTCGACCTGGCTGCTGCTCACCCCGGCCGCCGCACCGCAGATCGCCACCGAACTGGGCCTCAACGGTGTCGCCGCCTTCGATATCTCGGCGGGTTGCGCGGGCTTCTGTCACGCCCTGGCGGTGGCCTCGGATCTGGTCAAGGGCGGTACCGCACGCAATGTCCTGGTCGTCGGCGTGGAGCGGCTCACCGATACCGTCGATCCGACCGACCGCGGCACCGCCTTCCTCTTCGCCGATGGTGCGGGTGCGGTGGTGGTCGGCGCCTCGGACGAGCCCGCCATCGGCCCGACGGTCTGGGGTTCGGACGGCACCCAGCACCACGCCATCCGCCAGGACAAGGACTGGATGGAGTTCTTCCGCGAGATCGACGCCAAGGGGCCGGACGCCGTCCGCCCGTACCTCGCCATGGAAGGCACGGCCGTATTCCGCTGGGCCGCACACTCTCTGGAGAAGGTCTGCCGTGACGCGATCGAACGCGCGGGTCTGACCCCCGACGAGCTGGACGCCATGGTTCCGCATCAGGCCAACGGCCGGATCATCGAGATCATGGCCCGGGTGCTGCACCTGCCCGAGCACTGCGCCCTGGCCAATGACATCGAGGAGACCGGCAATACCTCGGCCGCCTCGATTCCGCTGGCCATGGAGGCGCTACTGCGGCAGGGCGATGCCAAACCCGGCGGCACCGCCCTGCTCATCGCCTTCGGTGCGGGCCTGTCCTACGCGGCACAGGTTGTGACACTGCCGAATTGGAAGAGCTAG